GGCGACGGCGCGGTAGCGGCCGGTTGCCGGATCGGGCAGGTTGGCGATGTTGGGCCGCTCCCCCGCCCGCAGGGCCACGAACCAGCCGGCCGGGGCCACGGCGGTCCCGTCCTCCCCGTCGTCCCTGATGTGCTTGACGCCGTCGATCACCGCCACCAGGCAGTGTTTCAGCACCGGCACGGCCCGGAGCCGCTGCGGCAGCGTGGCCGAGACGACCGCGACCGCCCCGGCCTCCGCCCGGCCGATGCCGCCCTCCCGCCCGCCGAGCAGGGACGGCAGCCGGAGCAGCGGCGATTCCGCGCGCTGGAACTGTTCGGCGAAAACGGGTCCGGTGGCTGCTGTCATGGTCGGCGACGACCATACACTTTGTCGAAGGCCGGCGGCACCCGGGACCGAGAGCATGCATCACGACGACGACGATCTTCCGAACGCATCGTTATCGAGGTGTTCAGGCGCGAACTGGACCAGGAGGAGAACGTCGTCCACAGCCGGCCGTTCCACTCGCCGCACTGTGTTGCGCCATGGGCGCAACCTACGGCTCGATGCAGGGCGGATCGACCCGATCGGGACAGCTCCGATGCCGTTGGTATGATTTCGACAGCTTTCCGAAGGACCGCGGTTGCGGAGGGGCGGCGTCTCGCCGCCCTGGTGCGCGGGACGCGCACCCTCCGAGCTCCGGACTCACCCCATCGCCACGTCGGCGTGGCGCGCGCGCCGGCCCAGCCGCAGCCTGGCCATGAGCCTTCCCGCCAGGTCCGGCGACAGGATCAGCAGCGCGTGGTAGGCCGCCTCGGCGGGCCGGGCGGTGCTCCGGTAGGCTCCGGAGAACAGCAGCCGCAGGGCGGCGGCTCGGTTGCCGGCGCGGGCGTGCTCGCACAGGGCGATGGCGGCATGGCGGGCCACCGCGCGTGCGACGGCGTCCCTCTCCTCGGCGCTGCGCGGTGCGAGCCGGTCCAGGAGGTCCAGGGCGAAGATGCCGCTCCGCGACGAGGCGGAGATCTGCCCGCCCCAGCGCCGGCAGGCCGAGGCGTCGCGGTCCACGAAGACGAAGGGCGCGTCCGGGGCCGCGAGCGCCAGCCGGATGCCGAAATCATAGTCGCAGACGTCGCCGACCTCCTCCCGCGACTTGTAGAGCACGGCGCGGGCCAGGTCGGCGCGCACCAGGAAGCCGTTGTGCGGGATGCGCCCGTCCACCGCGGCCGCCAGGGACGAGGACTGCGCGCCCGCCCGGTCCGGCGTGCGGCCGAAGTCGCGGTTGCCCTGGGCCGTCGCCGCCGGGTCGACGGTGCCGGCGGCATCGATCATGGTGACCCGGCCATAGACGACCGAGGCGCCGGGATGCCGGACCGCGCCGGCGTGCAGCGCCGACAGGGCTCCGGCCATCATCAGGTCGTCGTCGTGCATGATCAGGATCCAGGCCCCGCGCGCCTCCCGGAACAGCATGTTGACGTTGCCGGCCTGGCCCAGCCGGGGACGGTTGGGGATGTAGCGGACCGTGATCCCCTCCTCCGTCCGCAGCGCGTTCAGCAGCGCCTCGTCGACCGCGTCGGGGCGGTCGTCGCCGATCACGATCTCGAACGGGCGGTAGTCCTGCTTCAGCAGGGAATCCAGGGTCTCGGCCAGGAACCGCTTGCCATAGGCCGGGATGCAGACGCTGATCAGGTCATTCATCGGAATGGTACTCCGCGCGGGTTCAGTTCACGAACCGCCGATAGAGGAAGTTCACGTCGCTGCGCCGCATGATCAGGCCCGGCATGCGCCGGCTCAGCAGCAGCTCGTAGGCGACGGCGATGAAGGCGAGGCGCACGATGGTCGCCAGCAGCATCGACGCCGCCGCTCCCATGACGCCGTAGGCAGGCACCAGGACCCACAGCAGGGGCACCACGCAGGCGAGGCCGACGCCCTGGGCCCAGGCGATCACCCCCGGCCGGCCGGCACCCATGAAGCCCTGCCCGATGATCCGGATGCTGCCGGTCAGCACCGCCTCGGCCAGCAGGATCGGGAAGATCCGGGTCGCCGGCGCGAAGTCGGCGCCGTAGATGAACGGCAGCATGACCGGCGCCACCAGGGCGATGCCGATGGCCAGCAGCCCGGTCGCCGTCGTCGCGACGCGTGAGCTCAGCGAGACATAGGTGATGACGTCGTCCAGCGGCTGGGCGGCCACCTTGGGGAACAGCACGACCGCGGCCGAACCGCTGATCATGTGCAGCATGCGCGCCAGGCTGGCGGCCACGACGTACAGGCCCAGCTCGGCCGGCGCCAGCAGCGCCACCAGCAGCAGCTGGTCGATGTAGGAGGAGATCACGCCCATGAACTCGATCCCGTAGGACCGCCAGCCATAGCCGTGGAGCCGCCTCACCGTCCCCCTCAGGTGGCGCAGCCGCACCGGCAGGCGCGGCAGCAGCCGCAGGCCGGAGACCAGGGCCAGGACCAGCGGCGGCAGGGCGTAGCAGTAGGCGCTGCGCACCGCCGTCAGCTCGCCCATCCAGCCCAGGACGGCCAGCAGCACCAGGGTGGCCAGCGTCTGCCCCAGCATGACGATGTTGATCCACCGGAACCGGCCCAGCGCCTCGTAGACGCTGTAGACCAGGGTGTTGCACAGCATGAACGGCATCAGCAGCACCAGCCCCTGGGCGCCCGCCACGACCTCCGGGTCGTAGCCGCCCAGGAGCCAGGGCATCGCCAGCGCCGCGGCGCCGCCGCCCACGGTCCCGACGGCCAGCGAGACGGCGATCGCCGCGTAGAAGAAGTCCGGCCCGAACCGCTCCGACTTCCGCCAGTTGTAGACCAGGGACATCGGCAGGCCGATCGCCAGGATCGGCATCAGGACCGACGGCCACAAGGCCATGGCACCCTGCTCCCCCCGGCCTTCCGGACCCAGCAGGTTGGCCGTCACGATCCCCGTGAGCAGGTTCATGCCCAGGATGATCACCCGGGCTCCGAATGTCTGGACGGCGGCGGCAGTGCTGCCCCCGCCGAAGATGAACCGCAAGGCCTTCATCAGATCTTTCCCATGGGGATTACGCACGCGGGCGTCCCGAGGGACGCCCGCGTCTGGCCGTTTCAGCCTTGGAAGAACGCGCGGACCGCCTCGATCACCTTGTCCTGCTCGCTGCGCGTGATGTTCGCGAACAGCGGCAGCCGCACCATGCACCTCGCCGCGTGCTCGGTGACCGGCAGGGGTCCCGCCGTCCGGCAGTGCGAGACGCCCATGGGCGCAGAGTGCAGCGGGACGAAGTGGGACGTGGCCTGGACGCCGCAGCTCTTCAGGAAGGCCAGCAGACGGTCCCGCGTGTCCTGGCTTTCCAGCAGGAAGTGGAAGATGTGGTAGTTGCTGCGGGCATAGCCGGGAATGACCGGCAGCGTCAGCAGGCCCCGGCGCTCCAGGCCGCGCAGGCCTTTGCGGTAGTAGCCGTAGGCGGCTCCGCGCAGGGCCGTGATCAGGTCCATGGCTTCCAGCTGCGACACCAGGAAGGCAGCCACGATCTCGCTCATGGCGAGCGACGAGCCGGGGCTGACCCAGGTGTATTTGTCGATCTCGCCGCGGAAGAACTGGCGGCGGTTGGTGCCCTTGTCCCGGTAGTTGCAGGCGGAATCGTCCAGGGCGGGGTTGTTGATGCAGAGGGCGCCGCCCTCGCCGGAGACGATGTTCTTGGTGTGGTGGAAGCTGTAGGCGCCCATCTCGCCGATGCTGCCCAGCGCCCGGTCCTTGTAGGACGCGCCGACGCCCTGGGCCGCGTCCTCCACCATGGGGATGCCGTGGCGGGCCGCCACGGCCGCGATCCGGTCCAGGTCGGAGCTGACGCCGGCATAGTGGACCACGCAGATCGCCTTGGTCCGGGGCGTGATCGCCGCCTCGACGATGTTCTCGTCCATGGTCAGGGTGTCAATCCGCACGTCCACGAAGACCGGCGTGGCGCCCGCCAGCACGAAGGCGTTGGCGGTCGAGCAGAAGGTGAAGGACGGCATGATCACCTCGTCCCCGGGACCGATCCCCAGGACGCGGGGCATGGCCTCGAGCGCCAGCGTGCAGGACGGGGTCAGGAGGACGTGGCGGAGCCCCAGCCGGGATTTCAGGAACTCGATGCAGCGGGTGGTCGCCCGGCCGTCGGTCGCGACGTTGTCGTCCCCCGAGGCGGCGTTGAGGCTGGACCGCTCCTCGCCCGTAAGGAAGATCCGGTTGAACGGGACGGGTCCGACCGGCTCGATCAGGCGCGACCGGAACGTCTGCTTGACGTCGGGCAGCCTGAACTTGTGGATCGATGCGAAGGATGAACCGACGGCCGTGGCATCGCCGGCAAGGGATCCCCCCGTCGCGGCACCGAGACTGACGACGCCGTCGGCCGCTTGAACAGGGTTCATCATCATCCTCTCGGGCACGCTCATGATTGCGCCTTTCGCTTTACAGAGACTCTTTGTCGTTTGCTGGACTTGGGATCGCTCGGCCGGCAGGGTCACGCCGCATGGCCTGGATGGGAGACCAGGCGCTTCTCGACCCACTCGGCCTCGGCCATCGGCTCCGGCCGGACGCCGTCGTAATGCTGGACGTGGCGGTCGAACTCCTGGCCGATGAAGGCCAGCAGGTCGTCGCGGAAGCGCTGTTCGCCGAAGCGGAGCGCGTTGGCGCGGCAGGCCTGCGGAGTGATCCGGGAAGACATCTGCTCGAACAGGTCGACTGCCTCGACGAGGCTGTCGCTGGTCTGGTGGTTGAAGAACATGCCGGTCGGCTGCGCCGAGGTCAGCAGCCCGCGGACCGTCTCCAGGGCGCCGCCGCGGCCATAGGCGATCACCGGCGTGCCGCAAGCCTGGGCCTCCAGCGGGACGATGCCGAAATCCTCCTCCGCCGCGAAGACGAAGGCCCGGGCCTGCTGCATCAGCGCGGTCAGCCGGTCGGAATCGACATGGCCCAGGATCTCGACGTTCGGGCCGGCCAGCGCCTGGATGCGGCGCATCTCCGGCCCCTCGCCCGCGATCACCAGCCGCCGTTCCGGCGTCCGGGAAAAGGCCTCGGCGATCAGGTCGATGCGCTTGTACTGGACCAGGCGCGACGCGGTGAAATAGAAGTCGCCCTTGCTTTCGCCCGCCCGGAAACGATCGACGTTGACCGGCGGCGAGATCACCTTCGCCGGACGGCGGTACAGCTTCCAGACCCGCTGGGCGACGAAGTTGGAATTGGCGATGTAGGAATCGACGCTGTTGCTGGTCCGGATGTCCCACAGCCGCATCTTGTGCAGGAGCAGCTTGGCCATCCAGGCCTTGGCGCCGCTGGTCAGCTTGGAATTCCGCAGGTATTCATGCTGCAGGTCCCAGGCGTAGCGCATCGGCGAGTGGACGTAGCTGACATGGAACTGCCGCGGGCCGGTGATGACCCCCTTGGCGACCGCGTAGGAGCTGGAGATCACCAGGTCGTAGTCCGACAGGTCGAACTGCTCGATCGCCAGCGGCATCAGGGGCAGCAGGAACCGGTGGTTGCCGTTCTTGCGAACCAGCTTCTGGATGAACGAGGTCCTGACCTTGCGTCCGCCCAGGAAGCCCCGCTGGTCGTCGGGAAGCGTATCGAACAGGCTGAAGACGTCGGCGTTGGGGAAGACCGCGAGGATCTGCTCCAGCACCCGCTCGGCGCCTCCGTAAGTATAAAGCCAGTCGTGGATCACGGCCACGCGCGCTTTTTCCACCAGGAAACCGCTACTGTCGAACGGCATGACGTGCTTGCCTCTCTGGCTGTTTGTCACGGATTTAGTATAATTTTGCGGCGCACCGCGGTCGCCGAATAGGAAGAGGTCCGGCACCGCTCTTCCGCATACCCATTTCTGTCGGATATGCCCTACCCCCTGCGGGGCGCCGTCGGCGCGGCGCCCGGCCGGTCGCGCTCAGTCCGCGTAGTAGGGGTTGCGGTAGCTGTAGTCCTCGTGTCCGCCCTTCGCGCGCTTCTTCAGGTCGACCATGGTCATGACCGCGCCGGAAACCTTGACGCCGCTGACCCGCAGCCGCTTGACCGCATCGTTGACCAGCTTGCGCGAGGTCTTGGACCAGCGGACCATCAGCAGGCTGGCGTCGGCGTAGCGGGCCAGGACCAGCGCGTCGGACACCGCCATCACCGGCGGCGCGTCGATCACCACCAGGTCGTAGTGGCGCAGCGCCTGGGTGATGACGCCCTGCATCGGGCGGCCCATCAGAAGCCGCTGCGGGTTCTGCTCGTGGCGCGCGGTCGCGAGGTAATGGAGGCCGGTCGCCTCGTCCACCCGGATCGCGTCGCCGAACTCCCGCCGGCCTTCCAGCACCTCGATCAGGTCGGCGGGCGCGTCGGCCTGGTCCATCACGGGCTTGCCCGGCAGCACCTCCAGCAGGCGGGACCGGCGCAGGTCGCCGTCGATCAGCAGGACCTTCTGGTTGCCGAGCGCCAGCTGGCGGGTCAGCGAGGCGCAGAAGGTCGACTTGCCCTCTCCCGCCACCGCCGAGGTGACCAGGATGACCCGGGCGGTGCGGCTCTGGCTGACGCTGTGGATCAGGCTCTGGACGGTGCGCAGGGACTCGGAATAGGCGGAGATCGGCTTCTCCACCAGATAGTCCACCGGATTGCCCTTTCGGCCGCGCCGGACCAGCGGGATGCTGCCGAAGCCCGGGATGCCGGTCTCGCCTTCCAGGTCGTCGATGTCGTTGAAGCCGCGCTGCAGGTTCTCGGCGACGAAGGCGATGAACAGGCCCAGGAACAGGCCGAACACCAGGCCGATCACGGCGAACAGCTTGCGGTTGGGGAAGGCCGGGAACGGCGATTCGACCGCTTCGGAAATGATCCGGGCGTCGGGGCGGGCCAGCTCGGCCTGCGCGCCGGTCTCCTTCATGCGCTGCAGGAAGCTCTGGTACAGCTCGCGGGCGGCATCGGCCTCGCGCTGGAACTGGCGCACCTGGATCTCGACCTTGGCGCCGTCGGCATAGCTCGCCTCGAGTTGGCGCAGGCGGTTCTGAAGGCTCTGCTCGCTGGCGCGGGCGACCGCGACGTCGTTGTTCAGGGCCTGGACGGTCCGCTGCATCTCGTCGCGGATGCGCTGGTCGACCGAGGCCAGCTCGCTGCGCAGGCCGATGATCGTCGGATGACGGTCGCCGTACTGGCTCGACAGGTCGGCCATCTTGCGCTTGATCTCGGTCTGGTCGCGCGCCAGCAGCTGGAGCATCGGGCTTTCCAGCACGGCCGCGGCGCTGTCGATGCTGCCGCGGGTGCGCAGCATGTCCTGGCCGGAGCGCAGCTTGGCTTCGGCCTGGGTGACCGCGGCGCGGGCGGCGACGAGCTGGACGTTGAGCTGCGCCATCTGCTGGCTCACCGCCGAACCGCCCCGCGCGGGGTCGGCCAGGCCGGCGTTCTCCTGGAGCTTCTGGACCCGTGTCTCGGCCGCCAGCACGTCCTCGCGCAGCACCTGGACCTGGCGCTTCAGCCACTCGTTGGCATTGACCGTCTCGCGGACCTTCTCGTCCCGCTGCATCTGGAGATATTCGGCGGCGAAGGCGTTGGCGATCAGCGCCGCCTGATCCGCCGATGCCGCGGAATAACCCACCCGGATGCTGTAGGACCGGCCGTCGTTGGCAGCACTGACATTGCCCAGCAGGATGTTGATCATCTGCTCGCGCGGATCGCTCGACACCGGCTGGGCCTGGACGTCCTGCCGGACCAGGGCGGCGCGGAGCCCGTCGATCGTCTCGCTCGGGCCGACCAGGGCGGCGACCCGGTCGAACAGGCCGGACTCCGCGATCGAGCGTCCCATGCGCTGGAGGCTTGCCTTGATCACGCCGGCATCCTCGGAGACCGGCTCCGGGGTCAGCTTGAGGGAATCCACCACCCGGCCGGCGGCGGTGCGCGAGGTCAGGATGTCGATCTCGCCGCGGATGATCGAGTTGTCGACCTTCAGGTCGGGGATGACGCTGGCGCTTTCCGTGACGGCGGCGCCGCGCACGTTCAGGGAGATCACCGCCTCGGCCCAGTAGGTCGGCTTGACGGCGTAGCTGGCGCCGATCCCGATCGCGGTGCATGCCACCGCCAGGCCCAGGATCGTCCCCCGGCGGCGCTTGATCGCGGCCATGATCGCGCCAAGGTCGATTTCGTCGCCCTTGGCCGGGCGGGCGTGGGCGGGTGCCGGCTCGCTGATGGGGGAGGAGAGCATCTCGACGCTCATTATCGCCTCAATCAAAGTTTGATGGTGTTTGAATTCAGCCGGAAATGGCTGTTGAACTGCCGCGGCCGCCGGCAAGCGGGCCGGGTTCCGGGGCGGGCAGGATGCGGCCGATCTCGCGGCGGATGCCGTCGATCATGACCTCGGTGGAGAAGTTCGCGACAGCCGCCCGCCGGGCTCGGTCCGCCATCGCGGCGGCCTCCCCGGGTTCGGCCAGGATGCGCGCCATGGCGGCCCGGAGCTCGGCGACGCTCCCGGGTGCGACCAGGCGGCCGGTGACGCCGTCCTCGACGATCTCAAGCGCGCCGCCGGCCCGGGAAGCGATCAGCGGGGAGCCGGCCAGCATCGCCTCGACCAGCACCCGGCCGAACGGCTCGGCCGCGGTGGAGGCGTGGACGATCAGGGTCATCATGCGCATCAGCCGGGGGATGTCCCGCCGGAAACCCAGGAAATGGACCCGGTCCCGGACGCCCAGTTCGGCGCAGAGGAGCTTCAGCTCCTCCTCGTAGACCTGCTCGCCGAACAGCGCGCCGCCGACGATCACGGCGTGGAGGCCGGGAACGGCGGCGACGGCGCGGATGAAGACGTGTTGGCCCTTCCACGGGGCGAGACGGCCGAACATCCCGGCCAGCGGCTTGCCTTCCAGGCCGAGCCTTCGGCGGAGTTCCGCGACCTCCTCGTCGGAGTCCCGTTCGAAGGGAGCCCTGGAGAAGCCGTTCGGCACCACGCCGACCAGATCGGGATCGCCGCCCTCGCGGACGAAGGCTTCGGCCGTCGCGGCCGAATTGGCGATCACCCGGGCGCAGAAGCGGTTGGCGACCAGCACCGGCAGCCGCCGGTTCATCGCCGAGAAGTGCTCGGCCGAGAGGATGTCGTGCAGGTGCCAGACCAGCGGCCGGCCGGCCAGCCAGGCGGCGGGGCCGCCGACGATCAGCGACTTCTGGGTATTGGCATAGACGACGTCGTAGCCCTTCGCGAGCCGGGCGAGCTGGTGCGCCAGCCGGGGAATGCCCGCGGCGGCGCGCAACCCCTGGTCCCAGCCGCCGCCGCGGCGGACGCCGAGGACGGCCTCGCCGGCCTCGACCAGGGTCGATGGCACGCCCTGGTCGCGCAGCAGGTCGCGAAACGGCCCCGGCTGCATCAGGGCCACGTGCAGGGGCGCCGCCCAATGCATCGCGGTGTCGAGCAGCGACAGCTCGGCTCCGCCCACATCGGAGGCGTGATCGACGAAGAGTATGGAAGGATCCATCTGGCCCGGCGCATCCCGTGACAAATACGTTATAAGTTTTTTTACCAAAATCCCGGGTGCCGGATCAGTCCGGGATTTGTACTACTACCGAAAGGATCGCGGCTCCCTGCGCGATGGCGCGGTGCGGGATAATCCGCAAGCATCCTAAGGCGCCTTCGGGACCCCCCGGGACCGTCGCGGTTCCGCCTTTGGAGCGGTTCCCGATCAGGTTGAACCGCTTCGGTCCACTCGCCGCGCTGTGTTGCGCCGTGGGCGCAACCTACGGTTCGATGCACGGCGCAGGTGATGCGTGCTGCCGATCGTAGGTTGCGCCCATGGCGCAACGCATCGGATCGACCTGATCGAGTGCAGCTTCAGGCTCGCGTCGAGCGATTCGGTCAAACAACGCCAGGTAGTTCGTGGTCGCCACGTCCCAGGTCTGGCAGCCGGCGACCTCCAATGCTGCGCGGCCCAGGCTGCGGGCCAGGTCGGGATCGTCGCGCAGCCGGGCCATGGCCCGGGCGAGCCAGGCGACGTCCTCCGGATCGGGGGAAATCAGCGCCGCGTCGGGTGCGAAGATCCCGGCGGCGCCGACCGAGGCCGCGGTGATCACCGGCAGGCCGGTGGCTGCCGCTTCCAGCAGGACGAGGCCGCTGGTCTCGTAGCGCGAGGGAAAGATGAAGAAATCGGCCGAGCGGAACGCCGCCGCGACCCCGTCCGGCCTCATGAAGCCCAGGAAATGGCAGCGGTCCCCGACGCCCAGCCGCTCCGCCATGGCCGGGAAGGCGCTGCCCTCCGCCTTGCCGACGACCGCGAGATGGACGCCGGGGGTGACGGCGAGCGCTTTCAGGACGCTGTCCAGGTTCTTCCGGCTGGTCTGGATGTCGCCGACGAAGATGCCGGTCGGGACCCCCTCCGGCAGTCCGAATCGCGCCCTGTCGCCGGGGCCGGGCCGGAAGCGGGAGAGATCGACGCCGTTGTGGATCGTGACGACGCGGTCGGGCGGGAAGCCCATCCCGATCACCTCGTCGCGCAGCGGATCGGAGACAGCGACGATCCGCCCGGACCGGGCGAGGGCGTGGCGCTCGAACAGGCAGTTCGCCTGGCTGTAGAGCCAGCGGTAGGCGCTGTCGGGGCTGCGCTTCAGGCGCCAGGGATGGTTGGGCGACCGGGTCCAGGTTCGGTGCAGGAAATGGACCGCGTTGACGTCGCTGCGCCCCCACATGCAGAAGCCGTTGGTCACGACCAGATCCAGCCGCCGCCGCCGGCGCGCGACCGCCGCCGTGGCCTGGAGCGCCAGGGCCTGGTCGCGCAGCAGCTGGGTCGGCAGCTTCCACGCCTTCAGGCGCACCACCTCCACGCCGGGGTGCGCCGCCAGCGCCGGATCCGCCTCCTCGCAGAACAGCGTGACGCGATGCCCCCGGGCCAGCGCCGCGGCGGCGATCTCGCAGTTCACCAGCCCTTGCCCATTCGCGCGGTGGAAGGCGAAGCTGACCATCCCGATGTTCAGGCCGCAATGCTCGGCATGGGCCATGGGCTCGGCATGGGGCATGGGCTCGGCATGGGCCATGGGCTCGACATGGTTCATGGATCAGTCCTTGTCGGTGACCAGGATGCGGAACCGCACACCGCCCGACGGGGCCGGCGCGGACAGCCGCACGGTCAGTTCGGTGAAGGCGCCCTGCTCCGCGGTGGCGATCCACCAGGAGCCGCCGGGATCGCCCATCGGCGTGGCCTGCGGGTTGATGCCCCGCGACGAGGCGGCGTAGCAGTTGGTCTGAACCCGGGTGGAGGCGGAACGCGCCCCGGCGGGGACCGCCAGCTCGACCGTGTTCACGGTGTCGCGGACGCTGACGCGGGTCAGGCCCTCGGTGTAGTCGTTGCCGGCCACCAGCTTCCAGTCGGGCTCGGGCTTGGCCCGGCCGGAGAAGATCAGGCGGAACCGTCCCTGCCCGTCGCCGGCATGGATCATTCCCTTGGCGCCCGGGGTGAACGGGAAATTGTCCATCTCGATGGTGTTGATGCCCTGGACGAAGGGCAGCTTCAGGCAATAGTCGCGCGGCCGGGACGCGATCCTGAAGGAATCGTCCCAGTTGAAGCCTGTCCCGACGATCCGGATGCCGGACACCATCGGGTTCTCGCCCGACGCCGTCGCGTCGGAGACGATCGCCCCGTTGCCCAGCGCCTCGAACCGGCCATGGATGATTCCGTCGGTCAGCAGGTTGTTCCGCCCCGGCCCCGGCTCCTGGTAGATGCCGTAGGGCTGGAAGCCGAACGTGGTCTGGTAGCAGGCGAAGCCGCCGCCCAGCCCGGCGTCGGGCCGGCAGCCGATGCCGGCGAACCGGTTGCCGCCGAACTGGCAATTCAGCATCTTCGTGTCGCCGTTGGTCCTGACCAGATGCAGGCCGTAGTAGTTGTCGGTCGCGGCGACGCTGTACATCATGATATGGCCGTCATCCTGGTCGATGACGATGCCGTTGCGGAACCCGCTGACGAATACCCGCTCCAGCTGCGGCGCGGTCTTCGTGCCCGGCCGGCCGATCCGGACGCCGTCGCACTCGGCGGGACTTTCCCCCACCCTGGCCGGGCGCCCCGGCCCTTCGATGGTCAGGTCGCGCAGATACGGCCGGACGTTCATCCGGTTGGAGTCGCCGGTCAGCTCGACGCAGGGCCTGCCCGGCCCCAGGTCGGCGCAGACCAGGGTCGTCCCGACCGCGTCGGAGAACATCGACACCTGGTCCAGCGTCAGGGTGCCGCCGACGCGGTAGCGCCGGCCGCCGGGCAGGTAGACCGCCTTCTTCGGCCGCGCCGCCTCGGCTTCCAGGA
This is a stretch of genomic DNA from Skermanella sp. TT6. It encodes these proteins:
- a CDS encoding glycosyltransferase family 2 protein, whose protein sequence is MNDLISVCIPAYGKRFLAETLDSLLKQDYRPFEIVIGDDRPDAVDEALLNALRTEEGITVRYIPNRPRLGQAGNVNMLFREARGAWILIMHDDDLMMAGALSALHAGAVRHPGASVVYGRVTMIDAAGTVDPAATAQGNRDFGRTPDRAGAQSSSLAAAVDGRIPHNGFLVRADLARAVLYKSREEVGDVCDYDFGIRLALAAPDAPFVFVDRDASACRRWGGQISASSRSGIFALDLLDRLAPRSAEERDAVARAVARHAAIALCEHARAGNRAAALRLLFSGAYRSTARPAEAAYHALLILSPDLAGRLMARLRLGRRARHADVAMG
- a CDS encoding lipopolysaccharide biosynthesis protein, translating into MKALRFIFGGGSTAAAVQTFGARVIILGMNLLTGIVTANLLGPEGRGEQGAMALWPSVLMPILAIGLPMSLVYNWRKSERFGPDFFYAAIAVSLAVGTVGGGAAALAMPWLLGGYDPEVVAGAQGLVLLMPFMLCNTLVYSVYEALGRFRWINIVMLGQTLATLVLLAVLGWMGELTAVRSAYCYALPPLVLALVSGLRLLPRLPVRLRHLRGTVRRLHGYGWRSYGIEFMGVISSYIDQLLLVALLAPAELGLYVVAASLARMLHMISGSAAVVLFPKVAAQPLDDVITYVSLSSRVATTATGLLAIGIALVAPVMLPFIYGADFAPATRIFPILLAEAVLTGSIRIIGQGFMGAGRPGVIAWAQGVGLACVVPLLWVLVPAYGVMGAAASMLLATIVRLAFIAVAYELLLSRRMPGLIMRRSDVNFLYRRFVN
- the rffA gene encoding dTDP-4-amino-4,6-dideoxygalactose transaminase; its protein translation is MSVPERMMMNPVQAADGVVSLGAATGGSLAGDATAVGSSFASIHKFRLPDVKQTFRSRLIEPVGPVPFNRIFLTGEERSSLNAASGDDNVATDGRATTRCIEFLKSRLGLRHVLLTPSCTLALEAMPRVLGIGPGDEVIMPSFTFCSTANAFVLAGATPVFVDVRIDTLTMDENIVEAAITPRTKAICVVHYAGVSSDLDRIAAVAARHGIPMVEDAAQGVGASYKDRALGSIGEMGAYSFHHTKNIVSGEGGALCINNPALDDSACNYRDKGTNRRQFFRGEIDKYTWVSPGSSLAMSEIVAAFLVSQLEAMDLITALRGAAYGYYRKGLRGLERRGLLTLPVIPGYARSNYHIFHFLLESQDTRDRLLAFLKSCGVQATSHFVPLHSAPMGVSHCRTAGPLPVTEHAARCMVRLPLFANITRSEQDKVIEAVRAFFQG
- a CDS encoding glycosyltransferase family 4 protein codes for the protein MPFDSSGFLVEKARVAVIHDWLYTYGGAERVLEQILAVFPNADVFSLFDTLPDDQRGFLGGRKVRTSFIQKLVRKNGNHRFLLPLMPLAIEQFDLSDYDLVISSSYAVAKGVITGPRQFHVSYVHSPMRYAWDLQHEYLRNSKLTSGAKAWMAKLLLHKMRLWDIRTSNSVDSYIANSNFVAQRVWKLYRRPAKVISPPVNVDRFRAGESKGDFYFTASRLVQYKRIDLIAEAFSRTPERRLVIAGEGPEMRRIQALAGPNVEILGHVDSDRLTALMQQARAFVFAAEEDFGIVPLEAQACGTPVIAYGRGGALETVRGLLTSAQPTGMFFNHQTSDSLVEAVDLFEQMSSRITPQACRANALRFGEQRFRDDLLAFIGQEFDRHVQHYDGVRPEPMAEAEWVEKRLVSHPGHAA
- a CDS encoding GumC family protein, with amino-acid sequence MSVEMLSSPISEPAPAHARPAKGDEIDLGAIMAAIKRRRGTILGLAVACTAIGIGASYAVKPTYWAEAVISLNVRGAAVTESASVIPDLKVDNSIIRGEIDILTSRTAAGRVVDSLKLTPEPVSEDAGVIKASLQRMGRSIAESGLFDRVAALVGPSETIDGLRAALVRQDVQAQPVSSDPREQMINILLGNVSAANDGRSYSIRVGYSAASADQAALIANAFAAEYLQMQRDEKVRETVNANEWLKRQVQVLREDVLAAETRVQKLQENAGLADPARGGSAVSQQMAQLNVQLVAARAAVTQAEAKLRSGQDMLRTRGSIDSAAAVLESPMLQLLARDQTEIKRKMADLSSQYGDRHPTIIGLRSELASVDQRIRDEMQRTVQALNNDVAVARASEQSLQNRLRQLEASYADGAKVEIQVRQFQREADAARELYQSFLQRMKETGAQAELARPDARIISEAVESPFPAFPNRKLFAVIGLVFGLFLGLFIAFVAENLQRGFNDIDDLEGETGIPGFGSIPLVRRGRKGNPVDYLVEKPISAYSESLRTVQSLIHSVSQSRTARVILVTSAVAGEGKSTFCASLTRQLALGNQKVLLIDGDLRRSRLLEVLPGKPVMDQADAPADLIEVLEGRREFGDAIRVDEATGLHYLATARHEQNPQRLLMGRPMQGVITQALRHYDLVVIDAPPVMAVSDALVLARYADASLLMVRWSKTSRKLVNDAVKRLRVSGVKVSGAVMTMVDLKKRAKGGHEDYSYRNPYYAD
- a CDS encoding glycosyltransferase family 4 protein; this encodes MDPSILFVDHASDVGGAELSLLDTAMHWAAPLHVALMQPGPFRDLLRDQGVPSTLVEAGEAVLGVRRGGGWDQGLRAAAGIPRLAHQLARLAKGYDVVYANTQKSLIVGGPAAWLAGRPLVWHLHDILSAEHFSAMNRRLPVLVANRFCARVIANSAATAEAFVREGGDPDLVGVVPNGFSRAPFERDSDEEVAELRRRLGLEGKPLAGMFGRLAPWKGQHVFIRAVAAVPGLHAVIVGGALFGEQVYEEELKLLCAELGVRDRVHFLGFRRDIPRLMRMMTLIVHASTAAEPFGRVLVEAMLAGSPLIASRAGGALEIVEDGVTGRLVAPGSVAELRAAMARILAEPGEAAAMADRARRAAVANFSTEVMIDGIRREIGRILPAPEPGPLAGGRGSSTAISG
- a CDS encoding glycosyltransferase family 4 protein, producing the protein MNHVEPMAHAEPMPHAEPMAHAEHCGLNIGMVSFAFHRANGQGLVNCEIAAAALARGHRVTLFCEEADPALAAHPGVEVVRLKAWKLPTQLLRDQALALQATAAVARRRRRLDLVVTNGFCMWGRSDVNAVHFLHRTWTRSPNHPWRLKRSPDSAYRWLYSQANCLFERHALARSGRIVAVSDPLRDEVIGMGFPPDRVVTIHNGVDLSRFRPGPGDRARFGLPEGVPTGIFVGDIQTSRKNLDSVLKALAVTPGVHLAVVGKAEGSAFPAMAERLGVGDRCHFLGFMRPDGVAAAFRSADFFIFPSRYETSGLVLLEAAATGLPVITAASVGAAGIFAPDAALISPDPEDVAWLARAMARLRDDPDLARSLGRAALEVAGCQTWDVATTNYLALFDRIARREPEAALDQVDPMRCAMGATYDRQHASPAPCIEP